From the bacterium genome, one window contains:
- a CDS encoding MFS transporter: protein GARDVLRIGSEGFGALMASLGVGSVCAGLVLAFRRRVDPIRTMLVGAGGLALADIALALSPRANFTPLAFVLLFGAGFAAVSLTATANTAIQSRVPDALRGRVMSVYLTAFAASVPLGGLFAGALARAWGAPFALATGGLLSGLALLLALWRLRPAALAG, encoded by the coding sequence GGGGGCCCGCGACGTCCTCCGCATCGGCTCGGAGGGCTTCGGCGCGCTGATGGCCTCGCTGGGCGTCGGCTCCGTGTGCGCGGGGCTGGTGCTCGCCTTCCGGCGGCGCGTCGATCCCATCCGCACGATGCTCGTGGGCGCCGGCGGCCTCGCGCTCGCCGACATCGCCCTTGCGCTCTCGCCGCGCGCCAACTTCACGCCCCTCGCCTTCGTGCTGCTCTTCGGCGCCGGTTTCGCGGCCGTCTCGCTGACGGCGACCGCCAACACGGCCATCCAGTCTCGGGTCCCCGACGCGCTGCGCGGCCGAGTGATGAGCGTCTACCTCACCGCCTTCGCGGCCTCGGTGCCGCTGGGCGGGCTCTTCGCCGGGGCGCTGGCCCGCGCCTGGGGCGCGCCCTTCGCCCTCGCCACCGGCGGCCTGCTCTCGGGGCTGGCGCTGCTCCTCGCCCTCTGGCGTTTGCGCCCGGCGGCCCTGGCCGGCTAG
- a CDS encoding tetratricopeptide repeat protein → MRQRLVSLLLLAALAAPLPAGAGDAGATYRFLEELYNRFDRALQPYLISEFEQYLAVYPAGARADRALYLLGRTYEDAGDRHAALAAYAKLLYLYPTSDERAAALDALRAILGREKFYIDQRGRLEALLREADGSGSRADRHYAYLSFLSKLDATRLHERLLAECTAFKRDYPLDARLPHLDLWIAVSWANKGGSLESAQAFRKFEALYPEDPSLPYARYTRAELLSRELNGGQQAISILRGLVASFPESRYAPRALFLLGETQARLKDFKQAIADYRRLADEYAADEAAPAALLAVAEIQERQLRDLPAAAATLKELPERFPGEARGVEALERAAMLETQRLGDHRSAAATFASVADYFPQHERAAESLLKAGKLHEEKTGDLQAALAYYRLALERYPGDRKAGELGRRAERLSQRLGG, encoded by the coding sequence ATGCGGCAGCGCCTCGTGTCACTGCTCCTGCTCGCGGCACTCGCGGCGCCCCTCCCGGCCGGGGCCGGCGACGCTGGCGCGACCTATCGCTTCCTCGAGGAGCTCTACAACCGCTTCGACCGCGCGCTGCAGCCCTACCTGATCAGCGAGTTCGAGCAATACCTGGCCGTCTACCCGGCCGGTGCGCGCGCCGATCGCGCCCTCTACCTGCTCGGCCGCACTTACGAGGACGCGGGCGACCGGCACGCAGCGCTCGCCGCCTACGCGAAGCTGCTCTACCTGTACCCGACGAGCGACGAGCGCGCCGCGGCGCTGGACGCCCTGCGCGCCATCCTCGGCCGCGAGAAGTTCTACATCGACCAGCGAGGCCGCCTGGAAGCCCTGCTGCGCGAGGCGGACGGCTCCGGCAGCCGCGCGGACCGCCACTACGCCTACCTCAGCTTCCTCAGCAAGCTCGACGCGACGCGCCTGCACGAGCGCCTGCTCGCCGAGTGCACGGCCTTCAAGCGCGACTACCCGCTCGACGCGCGCCTGCCGCACCTCGACCTCTGGATCGCCGTCTCCTGGGCGAACAAGGGCGGCAGCCTCGAATCGGCCCAGGCCTTCCGCAAGTTCGAGGCGCTCTACCCGGAGGACCCCTCGCTGCCCTACGCCCGCTACACGCGCGCCGAGCTGCTCAGCCGCGAGCTGAACGGCGGCCAGCAGGCGATCTCGATCCTGCGCGGCCTGGTGGCGAGCTTCCCCGAGAGCCGCTATGCGCCGCGCGCGCTCTTCCTGCTCGGCGAGACGCAGGCGCGCCTGAAGGACTTCAAGCAGGCCATCGCCGACTACCGCCGTCTCGCCGACGAGTACGCGGCGGACGAAGCGGCGCCGGCCGCCCTGCTTGCCGTGGCCGAGATCCAGGAGCGCCAGCTCAGGGACCTGCCGGCGGCCGCCGCCACGCTGAAGGAACTGCCCGAGCGCTTCCCGGGCGAGGCGCGTGGCGTCGAGGCGCTCGAGCGCGCGGCGATGCTCGAGACGCAACGCCTGGGCGACCACCGCAGCGCCGCCGCCACCTTCGCCAGCGTGGCGGACTACTTCCCGCAGCACGAGCGAGCGGCCGAGAGCCTGCTCAAGGCCGGCAAGCTGCACGAGGAGAAGACCGGCGATCTCCAGGCCGCGCTCGCCTACTATCGCCTCGCGCTCGAGCGCTACCCGGGCGACCGCAAGGCGGGCGAGCTGGGGCGTCGCGCCGAGCGGCTGAGTCAGCGGCTCGGCGGCTGA